From the genome of Aspergillus chevalieri M1 DNA, chromosome 8, nearly complete sequence, one region includes:
- a CDS encoding putative sugar hydrolase (CAZy:GH31;~COG:G,M,O;~EggNog:ENOG410PKMC;~InterPro:IPR017853,IPR011013,IPR000322,IPR013780;~PFAM:PF01055;~SECRETED:SignalP(1-19);~go_function: GO:0003824 - catalytic activity [Evidence IEA];~go_function: GO:0004553 - hydrolase activity, hydrolyzing O-glycosyl compounds [Evidence IEA];~go_function: GO:0030246 - carbohydrate binding [Evidence IEA];~go_process: GO:0005975 - carbohydrate metabolic process [Evidence IEA]) — MSPFLLALYVFCLLCRGLASPVLHPRSDDYFQPNSTGLWMQHGFETVLVQPFGYDGFRVRAWPFRPPTGQEANFIYDPPLEGPEDGEAHGMQFDTVSIGNHSVTIRNGNILIRTTGWGGNPGGYRLVFIRVEDDGSETLLTNEYAPLKSINPRYYSWPGSGSEFSAQFSFSTTPDEQIYGTGTQQDHLLNKKGSTIDLINFNTHIPTPVFMSSKGYGFVWNMASQGRMEFGPWRNRFTADAATVVDYVIFAAQPGDYDTLQRKLSSLTGRAPTPPDWSLGYLQSKLRYENQSEVVLLAQNFKKHNVPVSLIVIDYQSWAHQGDWGLDPALWPDVASMAAQVKNLTGAEMMASLWPSVSDHSVNYLDMIANGYLSATKSGPGTTDSWNGSYIRNYDATNPAARAFLWDTLKKNYYDKGIHNFWIDQADGGALGEAYENNGQSTYIQSIPFALPDVLYAAGTQASVGKLYPWAHQQAIEDGYRNVTNSTIGTACDHISLSRSGYIGSQRFCSMIWSGDISSVWETLGLQIASGLSAAATGWGWWTVDAGGFQVDPTVPWSANIDTPEYRELYVRWLQWTTFVPFMRTHGSRACNHQSAYTCDNEPWSYGEENTPIIVSYIHLRYQLKAYLQAIFRQLHETGRMIMRPLYMDFEKSDPNIASMTQANINATTQQYMFGPRLLVTPVTTPNATEWSVYLPQTGDNGTKPWTYWWTNQTYAGGQMVTVPAPLEHIPLFHLGSREEILRGDIF; from the coding sequence ATGTCTCCTTTCCTGCTGGCCCTATATGTGTTCTGCCTCCTCTGTCGGGGACTGGCCTCCCCCGTGCTTCATCCACGATCTGACGATTACTTCCAGCCCAACTCCACAGGCCTCTGGATGCAACATGGTTTCGAAACAGTTCTTGTACAACCTTTTGGATACGATGGCTTTCGTGTCCGTGCATGGCCCTTCCGACCCCCTACCGGACAGGAGGCCAACTTCATCTACGACCCTCCGCTTGAAGGGCCCGAGGATGGTGAGGCGCACGGAATGCAATTCGACACGGTGTCGATTGGCAACCACAGCGTGACCATTCGGAATGGCAACATCCTCATCCGTACTACAGGATGGGGCGGAAATCCCGGTGGATATCGACTTGTTTTTATCCGCGTCGAGGATGACGGTTCGGAAACCCTCCTCACTAACGAGTATGCGCCGCTCAAGTCAATAAACCCACGCTATTACTCGTGGCCTGGATCTGGCAGTGAATTTAGCGCTCAGTTCTCGTTTAGCACGACGCCAGATGAGCAAATCTATGGCACGGGTACGCAGCAGGACCATCTCCTCAACAAGAAGGGCTCGACGATTGATTTGATCAACTTCAATACCCACATTCCCACGCCTGTCTTTATGAGCAGTAAGGGATATGGCTTTGTGTGGAACATGGCTTCTCAAGGTCGCATGGAGTTCGGTCCCTGGCGTAACAGATTTACGGCGGATGCAGCCACGGTTGTGGACTATGTGATCTTCGCAGCGCAACCAGGAGACTACGATACACTCCAACGGAAATTGTCATCACTTACCGGTCGTGCTCCGACGCCACCAGACTGGTCATTGGGATACCTCCAGTCCAAGCTGCGATATGAGAACCAATCCGAGGTTGTGTTGCTGGCTCAGAACTTCAAGAAACACAACGTTCCCGTCTCACTGATTGTCATCGACTACCAGTCCTGGGCGCATCAGGGAGACTGGGGCCTGGATCCCGCATTGTGGCCAGATGTGGCTTCCATGGCCGCCCAGGTTAAGAACCTCACCGGTGCTGAAATGATGGCATCCCTATGGCCTAGTGTGTCTGACCACAGCGTCAACTATCTCGACATGATTGCCAATGGGTACCTGTCAGCTACCAAGTCCGGTCCCGGCACCACGGACTCCTGGAATGGCTCATACATTCGCAACTACGATGCCACGAATCCTGCAGCACGTGCATTTCTTTGGGACACGCTGAAGAAGAACTACTATGATAAGGGCATTCATAATTTCTGGATCGACCAGGCCGACGGCGGCGCCCTGGGTGAAGCCTACGAGAACAACGGTCAAAGCACGTACATCCAGTCTATTCCATTTGCCCTGCCTGATGTGTTATATGCGGCCGGCACGCAGGCAAGTGTAGGTAAGTTGTATCCCTGGGCACATCAGCAGGCCATCGAGGACGGTTATCGCAATGTTACGAACAGCACCATTGGAACCGCATGCGACCACATCTCCCTCAGCCGATCTGGATACATCGGGTCCCAACGATTCTGCAGCATGATCTGGTCGGGCGATATCAGCTCCGTGTGGGAAACACTCGGACTCCAAATAGCTAGCGGTCTGTCCGCTGCTGCCACAGGCTGGGGTTGGTGGACTGTCGATGCGGGAGGATTCCAAGTCGATCCCACCGTGCCGTGGAGCGCAAACATCGACACACCCGAGTATCGCGAGTTGTACGTTCGCTGGTTACAGTGGACGACTTTTGTCCCCTTCATGCGGACACATGGATCTCGGGCGTGCAATCACCAGAGTGCCTACACCTGCGACAACGAACCTTGGTCCTATGGCGAGGAGAACACACCCATCATTGTTTCATACATCCACCTGCGGTACCAGCTCAAGGCCTATCTTCAAGCTATATTCCGACAGCTCCATGAGACAGGCCGAATGATCATGCGTCCGCTGTACATGGACTTTGAGAAGTCCGATCCAAACATCGCTTCCATGACTCAAGCCAACATCAATGCCACCACGCAGCAGTACATGTTCGGCCCTCGTCTGCTCGTTACGCCCGTTACGACTCCAAATGCGACGGAATGGTCAGTTTATCTTCCGCAGACTGGCGATAATGGTACTAAACCATGGACGTACTGGTGGACGAATCAGACATATGCTGGAGGGCAGATGGTGACTGTTCCTGCGCCGCTGGAGCATATTCCTTTGTTCCACTTGGGGTCGCGCGAGGAAATTCTTCGTGGTGATATTTTCTGA